The uncultured Methanomethylovorans sp. genome contains a region encoding:
- a CDS encoding metallophosphoesterase yields the protein MRIFAIADPHGNYSKIGGLLKKAGEIDLVLVAGDITNFGPDEKALELFELFDAPILAVPGNCDQPSILKVLDNSKAVNLHQKSYTIDDTLFIGYGGSNPTPFCTPFEMQECDIGLGLEETLKVSESNNRKIVLLTHAPPYGYLDEVPAGHVGCTSISAFIGKAELIVCGHIHEARGVVRTKGTVVVNPGMAALGYAALIKINNGGIEHKIEVELLKF from the coding sequence GTGAGAATATTTGCAATTGCTGACCCTCATGGGAATTATTCGAAGATCGGTGGTCTTCTAAAAAAGGCTGGGGAAATAGACTTGGTTCTTGTGGCAGGAGACATCACAAACTTCGGCCCAGATGAAAAAGCATTGGAGCTTTTCGAACTTTTTGATGCACCTATTTTGGCAGTACCTGGAAATTGTGATCAACCATCTATACTTAAAGTGCTTGATAATTCAAAAGCTGTAAACCTCCACCAAAAATCCTATACAATCGATGATACCTTATTCATTGGTTATGGAGGATCCAATCCAACTCCTTTCTGCACACCTTTTGAGATGCAAGAATGCGACATTGGATTGGGACTAGAGGAAACATTGAAGGTTTCGGAAAGCAATAATAGGAAGATAGTATTGCTCACTCATGCTCCTCCATATGGTTATCTGGATGAAGTGCCAGCCGGACATGTGGGGTGTACATCCATCTCAGCTTTCATAGGAAAAGCTGAACTTATTGTATGCGGACACATACACGAAGCTCGAGGAGTTGTAAGAACAAAGGGAACAGTAGTTGTTAACCCAGGCATGGCAGCTTTAGGATACGCTGCTCTTATAAAGATAAACAATGGTGGTATAGAGCATAAAATAGAAGTTGAACTTCTGAAGTTTTGA
- a CDS encoding MarR family winged helix-turn-helix transcriptional regulator, protein MAKEYAEQLFLQEKPTLALLAIWSFQKTYASVITKEINSTFAHTTKILSKMEEHGLVKFTMEGRVKYVELTDSGFKVVEALKNLIIALEGELPEGMGQAEDEGNADLSSNIKEVISDQEHDIYEKTKRLNDTIVSIYNELISSGADRETVIMRLGPFKRDLKKIENIIQEYHAIDNATLEYFSDTKDLLESLINQ, encoded by the coding sequence ATGGCTAAAGAATATGCTGAACAACTCTTCCTGCAGGAAAAACCTACATTGGCACTCCTTGCCATCTGGTCCTTCCAGAAAACGTATGCTTCTGTGATTACTAAAGAGATCAACTCGACTTTTGCGCACACGACGAAGATTCTCTCGAAAATGGAAGAACACGGCTTGGTAAAATTCACAATGGAAGGGCGGGTCAAATATGTGGAGCTTACAGACTCAGGTTTTAAAGTAGTGGAAGCCCTCAAAAATCTGATCATTGCACTGGAAGGAGAATTGCCGGAAGGAATGGGGCAGGCCGAAGACGAAGGCAATGCAGATTTGTCTTCCAACATTAAAGAAGTCATCTCCGATCAAGAGCATGACATATATGAGAAGACAAAAAGACTGAATGATACTATTGTTTCCATTTATAATGAACTCATCAGCAGTGGAGCTGATAGGGAAACTGTTATAATGAGACTAGGACCTTTTAAGAGGGACCTCAAGAAAATCGAGAACATCATACAAGAATATCATGCTATCGACAATGCTACACTGGAGTATTTCAGTGATACAAAAGATCTTCTTGAGTCACTTATAAACCAGTAA
- a CDS encoding tRNA (guanine(10)-N(2))-dimethyltransferase produces the protein MNTRIILEGCTQALVPVVPEDQPLSISSASVFYNPQMELNRDISVAAIAAYSELIASRKQLSLSDVTYVDALSASGIRGLRIAKEVGINVTLNDWSEEAYDLIKKNAELNQLTEKIRICLGNANVLLHKERYNIVDIDPFGSPTTYLDAACNSVINMLAVTATDTAPLCGAHLNSGIRKYDAVPLNVEYHSEMGVRILLGRIARDLARHDKAMDPLFCHATRHYVRAYLKVKKSAKSTDKCLKNMGFIAHCTKCSGRSVHYGLAVSIPEKCEICGNKASIAGPLWLGPLHDKDFCDSILVQLNKKEFGKKEHSVKLVELCKNELDVPTFYDQHLLSKKLGISAIPMEELLKELVTSGFEASRTHFSGTSFKTNAGLEGILDTLRRFR, from the coding sequence ATGAACACCAGGATTATTTTAGAAGGTTGTACCCAGGCATTGGTCCCCGTGGTCCCGGAGGACCAACCGCTTTCCATTTCTTCTGCAAGTGTTTTTTACAATCCGCAAATGGAATTGAATCGTGATATATCAGTGGCAGCGATCGCTGCGTATTCTGAGCTTATAGCATCTCGCAAACAGCTGTCTTTGTCGGATGTTACCTATGTGGATGCACTTTCAGCTTCCGGCATTCGTGGACTTAGGATCGCAAAAGAGGTAGGAATTAATGTTACCCTTAATGACTGGAGCGAAGAGGCATATGATCTTATTAAGAAAAATGCAGAACTTAATCAACTCACCGAGAAAATAAGGATATGCCTAGGTAATGCTAATGTGCTATTGCATAAAGAACGTTATAATATAGTAGATATAGACCCCTTTGGATCACCAACTACTTATCTCGATGCTGCATGCAATTCAGTTATAAATATGCTTGCAGTTACAGCTACGGATACTGCACCTTTGTGCGGAGCACATTTGAATTCCGGCATTCGGAAATATGATGCGGTGCCTTTGAACGTTGAGTATCACAGTGAAATGGGAGTACGTATTTTACTTGGTAGAATAGCACGAGACCTTGCAAGACATGATAAGGCTATGGATCCTTTATTTTGCCATGCTACCAGACATTATGTAAGGGCATACCTTAAAGTAAAAAAAAGTGCCAAAAGCACCGATAAATGCTTAAAAAATATGGGATTCATAGCACATTGTACGAAATGTTCAGGTAGGTCTGTTCACTATGGATTGGCAGTAAGCATACCCGAGAAATGCGAAATATGCGGAAATAAAGCCAGTATCGCTGGTCCTCTGTGGCTTGGCCCTCTTCATGACAAAGACTTTTGTGATTCCATATTAGTGCAGCTAAATAAAAAAGAATTTGGAAAAAAGGAACATTCAGTGAAGCTGGTCGAGCTGTGTAAAAATGAACTAGATGTACCTACTTTTTACGACCAACACCTTCTGTCAAAAAAACTGGGAATATCTGCCATACCCATGGAAGAACTGCTTAAGGAATTAGTAACAAGTGGATTTGAAGCTTCACGAACACATTTCAGCGGAACATCTTTTAAAACTAATGCAGGACTTGAGGGAATATTAGACACTCTGAGAAGATTTCGATAA
- a CDS encoding NTP transferase domain-containing protein: MDAIIMAGGLGSRLGMGEKPCVTLLDKPLITYVVDALKESSGIDKVYVAVSPATPLTQSFLQKKYNGEVRAIMTGGGNYVGDMIYAVKEAAIISPVLIIMADLPLLKGKHIDYVIEEYNKCGKPAMSVFSPLSVCKGLSVRPDTVFNWGGELIVPSGVNIIDGSNIEQEQDYESLVSQEIAFALNINRAEDLCRCKEIIEQRLLSQA, translated from the coding sequence ATGGATGCTATAATTATGGCCGGAGGTTTGGGAAGTAGGCTTGGAATGGGTGAGAAACCATGTGTGACTTTGCTGGATAAGCCGTTGATAACGTATGTTGTAGATGCTTTGAAGGAGTCTTCTGGAATAGATAAGGTGTATGTTGCGGTTTCCCCTGCCACCCCTCTAACCCAGAGCTTCCTTCAGAAAAAGTACAATGGGGAAGTAAGGGCTATTATGACCGGAGGAGGTAATTACGTAGGTGATATGATATATGCAGTAAAAGAGGCAGCTATAATTTCTCCTGTTCTAATCATCATGGCTGACCTACCATTGCTTAAGGGCAAACACATTGATTATGTTATCGAGGAGTATAATAAATGTGGGAAGCCTGCAATGTCTGTGTTCTCTCCTCTTTCTGTTTGTAAAGGGCTTTCAGTAAGACCAGATACTGTATTTAATTGGGGTGGAGAACTGATAGTGCCTTCTGGTGTCAATATCATAGATGGTAGTAATATCGAGCAGGAACAGGATTATGAGAGTCTGGTGAGCCAGGAAATTGCTTTTGCATTGAACATTAACCGTGCAGAAGATCTGTGTAGATGCAAAGAGATAATAGAACAAAGATTACTATCTCAAGCGTGA
- a CDS encoding aminotransferase class I/II-fold pyridoxal phosphate-dependent enzyme, producing the protein MEEKRAVFKENAHLIAQYHPDIDVLADEFCAKADAQKINSIDFSTRLNPLGSVFNYKQNDLDLNGLIDAAKKQIGQYPDSRYLEFRAAAAEFIGKGLTSASIVPGNGICEIIRLVLGCTLEKGHIVLTQFPSSPEYALNSMLFGARVLPLPPHELLLTEDDVLSCAQVVLLSNPANPGGRLISRKELRHFAERCAEHKTMLIVDESCIELCDPSQTLAGYTFGNDYLVIIRSIAHVFSIPGLKAAYAIASENLAQYLNNARLPWSIGAFSDVLCTAVLNMEGGINSRYLEESRQLVQSQRNYLINRIGRIYGFSPQHSDANYLLVDLKDLFMDSHTLAESLASKGFLIKDCSSFFQAEKQFVRIGLRIQEDNDILLRAIGEVLTETSKEGARERLEVAIESAAAGSAPASRGTCQYYPCHFKGQDCTFCFCPFYACEDERTGGKWIIASSGNKVWSCENCTYIHQSRLSRQILDLLMEDGDTEYNIQKAWSLVIKPLL; encoded by the coding sequence ATGGAGGAGAAGAGAGCAGTTTTTAAGGAAAATGCACATTTAATAGCTCAGTATCATCCTGATATTGATGTTCTCGCGGATGAGTTCTGTGCAAAGGCAGATGCACAAAAAATAAATTCAATTGATTTTAGTACACGCTTAAATCCTTTGGGCAGTGTTTTTAATTACAAACAAAATGATTTGGATCTCAATGGTTTGATAGATGCTGCTAAAAAACAAATTGGCCAATATCCAGATAGCCGATACCTAGAATTTAGAGCTGCAGCTGCAGAGTTTATAGGAAAAGGTCTAACTTCCGCTAGCATTGTGCCTGGAAACGGGATATGTGAAATCATAAGACTTGTTTTGGGTTGCACCCTTGAAAAAGGCCATATAGTACTTACTCAGTTCCCTTCTTCACCAGAGTATGCCCTCAATTCTATGTTATTTGGAGCTCGTGTGTTACCACTTCCTCCTCATGAACTATTGTTAACAGAAGATGATGTGTTATCCTGTGCACAAGTCGTGCTTTTATCCAATCCTGCCAATCCGGGAGGCCGCCTAATTTCTAGAAAGGAATTAAGGCATTTTGCAGAAAGGTGTGCTGAACACAAGACAATGCTCATTGTGGATGAATCCTGCATTGAACTATGTGATCCATCCCAGACTCTTGCAGGCTATACTTTTGGAAATGATTATCTTGTGATCATTCGCTCTATTGCTCATGTGTTTTCAATTCCGGGGCTCAAAGCAGCTTATGCCATCGCTTCCGAGAATTTGGCTCAATATTTAAACAATGCTCGTCTTCCTTGGAGCATCGGTGCGTTTTCAGATGTATTATGCACAGCTGTGCTTAATATGGAAGGTGGAATCAACTCCAGGTATCTGGAGGAATCCAGGCAGCTTGTACAATCTCAACGTAATTATCTGATTAACCGCATAGGTCGGATCTATGGTTTTTCTCCTCAGCATTCTGATGCGAATTATCTTCTCGTGGACCTCAAAGACCTTTTTATGGATTCTCATACGCTTGCCGAGAGCCTTGCATCAAAAGGTTTTCTTATTAAGGACTGCAGTTCCTTTTTCCAGGCAGAAAAGCAGTTTGTCCGAATAGGTCTGCGTATACAGGAAGATAATGATATACTTTTAAGGGCTATAGGTGAAGTTCTTACTGAAACCAGTAAAGAGGGTGCAAGGGAACGATTGGAGGTTGCCATAGAAAGTGCTGCAGCAGGATCCGCTCCGGCGAGCAGGGGCACATGCCAATATTATCCATGTCATTTCAAAGGACAGGACTGTACTTTTTGTTTTTGTCCGTTCTATGCGTGCGAGGATGAGCGTACCGGAGGCAAGTGGATAATAGCATCCAGTGGTAATAAGGTATGGAGTTGCGAGAACTGTACCTATATACATCAGTCAAGGTTATCCCGTCAAATACTTGACCTCCTCATGGAAGACGGGGATACTGAATATAACATACAAAAGGCTTGGAGCTTAGTAATAAAGCCTTTACTATAA
- a CDS encoding DUF2110 family protein has protein sequence MNKITLCIKIYGNEKKTIDAVSATIANELKELTAKAAVAVSCDGWAIAEIEGEDEEFASNLLVRQYGTPMLSPSEGTIYKGFIESIEEDKIIVDIGTKVIISPENMKNLGTGSAKQISLRFGMIKYLPVEVEIIGIKPQIRGKFSKYQADAWWQWKKAGYDRVTANAITRSELKAAVKKTGHARDIYGIERLGIMEHAIVCRETTDGPGIVAAIGRFIPSELGVIIGSSE, from the coding sequence ATGAATAAGATCACATTATGCATAAAGATCTATGGTAACGAAAAAAAAACTATAGATGCTGTTTCTGCCACTATTGCGAATGAACTGAAAGAACTAACTGCAAAGGCTGCAGTTGCTGTTTCTTGTGATGGATGGGCTATTGCCGAGATTGAAGGAGAGGACGAGGAATTTGCCAGTAATCTTCTCGTAAGACAATATGGTACTCCTATGTTGAGTCCATCTGAAGGGACAATATATAAAGGATTTATTGAGTCTATTGAAGAAGATAAAATCATTGTGGATATTGGCACAAAAGTAATTATTTCTCCTGAAAATATGAAAAACCTCGGTACAGGAAGTGCAAAGCAAATATCATTACGTTTCGGCATGATAAAGTATCTACCCGTAGAAGTAGAGATTATAGGCATAAAACCTCAAATAAGAGGTAAGTTCAGTAAATATCAAGCAGACGCCTGGTGGCAATGGAAAAAAGCAGGGTACGATCGAGTGACGGCAAATGCTATTACCAGATCTGAACTTAAAGCTGCAGTAAAAAAGACCGGGCATGCCAGAGACATATACGGCATTGAAAGGCTTGGAATTATGGAACATGCAATCGTTTGCAGGGAAACCACGGATGGACCCGGTATAGTCGCAGCTATTGGAAGGTTTATACCTTCAGAACTTGGAGTGATAATAGGTTCTTCCGAGTGA
- a CDS encoding TIGR00266 family protein, whose amino-acid sequence MVDVIDYKIIGNDMQLVEIELDPKESVRAEAGAMMYMGPGIKMETSTGGGLLKGLKRAVTGESFFITNFTHEGEGKGYVAFAAPYPGKIVPLDLSQLGGSFICQKDAFLCAAKGIEIEVTFTKKLGAGLFGGEGFILQRLKGDGLAFVHAGGTIIERDLKVGEVIRVDTGCVCAFAESVSYDIGFVGGFKNALFGGEGVVLATLRGPGKVFLQSLPFSRLADRVMAAARYQNRDESTGVGGIGGKVIGGILGGDRSF is encoded by the coding sequence ATGGTAGATGTTATTGATTACAAAATTATTGGAAACGACATGCAACTTGTGGAAATAGAGTTGGATCCCAAGGAAAGCGTAAGAGCAGAAGCAGGAGCTATGATGTATATGGGTCCTGGCATAAAAATGGAAACTTCAACTGGTGGAGGCTTATTGAAAGGCCTTAAACGAGCTGTTACTGGAGAGAGTTTTTTCATCACTAACTTTACTCACGAAGGGGAAGGAAAGGGATATGTAGCTTTTGCAGCTCCTTATCCAGGAAAAATCGTACCTCTTGATCTCTCACAGTTGGGAGGAAGTTTCATCTGCCAAAAAGATGCTTTTCTATGTGCTGCTAAGGGAATAGAGATTGAAGTTACATTCACTAAAAAACTCGGGGCAGGGCTTTTTGGAGGCGAAGGTTTTATCCTGCAGAGACTAAAAGGCGATGGTCTGGCTTTTGTTCACGCAGGTGGCACAATCATAGAAAGAGACCTCAAAGTAGGAGAGGTAATCAGAGTTGATACCGGCTGTGTATGTGCATTTGCAGAAAGTGTTAGCTATGACATTGGCTTTGTAGGTGGATTCAAGAATGCGCTATTTGGTGGGGAAGGTGTGGTACTTGCAACTTTACGTGGCCCTGGAAAAGTATTCCTGCAGAGCCTTCCATTCTCCAGACTTGCTGACAGGGTAATGGCCGCAGCAAGATACCAGAACCGTGATGAATCAACTGGTGTCGGCGGAATTGGGGGAAAAGTAATAGGTGGAATACTCGGAGGAGACAGATCCTTCTGA
- the cobS gene encoding adenosylcobinamide-GDP ribazoletransferase yields the protein MNNFFLAVRSSFGFLSTIPVGLTMEGLDEFFKRTYLHILVGAVLGLLMGAFSFLAMMTLPQQINAILTIVFVYYLTGLNHLDGLADLGDGLTAHGSVEKKIRALKDVALGIGGVGFCTMGILAFYSSIISLQSEALVFSGNDISNAAKILFCSMLVAEVSAMQCMLTIAAFGKSIHEGLGSILVQNTTIPKYVVGLFGSVVICSLALVPFGLWYGGLIALVAAIISALVVLNISNRHFGGMNGDVIGTSNEVGRTIALIMIVLVLSYHNGGIAWML from the coding sequence ATGAATAATTTCTTTCTGGCAGTAAGGTCAAGTTTTGGTTTTCTTTCCACTATTCCTGTCGGGCTGACAATGGAAGGTCTGGATGAGTTCTTCAAGAGGACTTATTTACATATCCTTGTAGGCGCTGTTTTGGGGCTACTTATGGGTGCGTTCTCTTTCTTAGCCATGATGACATTGCCACAGCAAATAAACGCTATACTGACAATTGTCTTTGTATACTACCTAACAGGTCTTAACCATCTTGATGGCCTTGCAGATTTGGGTGATGGTTTGACTGCTCATGGATCAGTGGAAAAGAAGATTCGTGCTCTTAAGGATGTTGCACTTGGCATAGGAGGTGTAGGATTTTGTACAATGGGCATTCTGGCATTCTATTCGTCAATAATATCTCTTCAATCTGAAGCTCTCGTGTTTTCTGGCAATGACATATCCAATGCTGCTAAGATATTATTTTGTTCCATGCTGGTAGCGGAAGTATCTGCAATGCAATGCATGCTCACAATAGCAGCTTTCGGTAAGTCTATTCATGAAGGTTTGGGATCTATCCTGGTGCAGAATACAACTATCCCAAAGTATGTTGTCGGACTATTTGGTTCAGTTGTAATATGTTCTCTTGCTTTGGTACCTTTTGGACTTTGGTATGGAGGACTTATTGCTCTTGTAGCTGCTATTATTTCAGCTTTAGTCGTATTGAACATCAGTAACAGGCATTTTGGTGGCATGAATGGGGATGTAATTGGCACTTCCAATGAGGTGGGAAGAACTATTGCCCTTATAATGATCGTATTGGTATTGAGCTATCATAACGGAGGTATTGCATGGATGCTATAA
- the cobD gene encoding threonine-phosphate decarboxylase CobD, which yields MSRQTKFIPVREHLLKVQPCKHGGLVRKTSQQYGIPESQLLDASASLNPYGTPFDHPYTGLDMDTILHSALKRMDQYPDNRYMEFRKAAARFIGKGMTAENIIPGNGSSEIIRLVAETVIEKGDIVLIPSPTFSEYEQQCSIFGAEIRYIQQDMLPDVPTDILQGARLLFVCNPNNPTGKLFTRDEIQSLIDKCRENDVILFVDEAFIELADPSQTIVDLVQSNDHLFIQRSLTKAFAIPGIRMGFGVASINIATLLNNARLSWNIGCVAEEVSTVLMNMEGGCYSQYLIESREMITREREFLMQKLERRGFRPLESTVNYIYVDISDLSMDSTELTERMAVHGVLIRDCSSFQNIGKHHIRIAVRTREENQRIVDCIRQVIQEWGREQAIIYLERNLSKAREKGSLGSNKECNYYPCHYEGQDCTFCFCPFYPCQDERTDGKWITGSSGNDVWSCLDCRIVHEPAVVERMLSVLTAEGCTEQGIKKAWEKVMEPRLCSSQ from the coding sequence GTGTCAAGACAAACAAAATTTATCCCGGTCAGAGAACATCTGCTAAAGGTCCAGCCATGCAAACACGGAGGCTTGGTGAGAAAAACATCACAGCAATACGGCATACCGGAATCCCAACTGTTGGATGCAAGTGCCAGTCTTAACCCATATGGAACTCCTTTTGATCATCCATACACCGGGCTTGATATGGATACTATATTGCACTCTGCTCTTAAGAGAATGGATCAATACCCTGATAATCGTTATATGGAGTTCAGAAAAGCAGCTGCAAGGTTTATAGGAAAAGGCATGACAGCGGAAAATATTATTCCAGGTAATGGTTCATCGGAAATTATCCGGCTAGTTGCAGAGACTGTCATAGAAAAGGGAGATATAGTACTTATTCCATCGCCTACCTTCAGCGAATATGAACAACAGTGCAGTATATTCGGAGCTGAGATCCGATATATACAGCAGGATATGCTGCCTGACGTGCCAACAGATATCTTACAAGGTGCCAGGCTTCTTTTCGTGTGTAATCCTAATAATCCCACTGGTAAGTTGTTCACCAGAGACGAAATCCAGAGCCTCATTGACAAATGCAGAGAAAATGATGTGATCCTTTTCGTTGATGAAGCCTTTATAGAACTGGCAGACCCATCGCAGACCATTGTGGATCTTGTGCAGTCCAATGACCATCTGTTCATCCAACGTTCCCTTACCAAGGCTTTTGCTATTCCTGGCATCAGGATGGGTTTTGGGGTTGCTTCGATAAATATAGCAACATTACTTAACAATGCAAGGCTTTCGTGGAACATAGGATGTGTAGCAGAAGAAGTAAGCACTGTTCTTATGAATATGGAGGGGGGCTGTTACAGTCAATATCTTATAGAATCCAGGGAAATGATCACCCGAGAGCGAGAGTTCCTTATGCAAAAACTGGAACGCCGTGGATTCAGACCCCTTGAGAGCACTGTGAATTATATTTATGTGGACATAAGCGATCTGTCAATGGACTCAACAGAATTAACGGAAAGAATGGCAGTACATGGTGTTTTAATTAGGGATTGTAGTTCTTTCCAGAATATTGGAAAACATCACATACGCATAGCTGTACGTACCAGGGAGGAAAATCAGCGGATAGTGGACTGTATAAGGCAGGTAATCCAGGAATGGGGCAGAGAACAAGCGATTATTTATCTGGAGCGTAACCTTTCAAAGGCCCGGGAGAAAGGGTCTTTGGGAAGCAATAAAGAATGTAATTACTATCCATGCCATTATGAGGGTCAAGATTGCACTTTTTGTTTTTGTCCATTTTATCCCTGCCAGGATGAGCGTACAGATGGCAAGTGGATAACCGGTTCAAGTGGCAATGATGTATGGAGCTGTCTTGATTGCAGAATAGTGCATGAACCTGCAGTAGTTGAAAGGATGCTCTCTGTGCTCACTGCTGAGGGTTGTACTGAGCAAGGCATTAAAAAGGCATGGGAAAAGGTCATGGAGCCTCGATTATGTTCTTCACAATAA
- the cobZ gene encoding alpha-ribazole phosphatase CobZ encodes MKLSDIKNNDMKKDQSKELEGDIPLDIRDILEEEGITVQMLVDTALELYVPHPGIETREKAEEVFLGELDIALSDPNLCLLIYAGMLLEREGRNGHLPNISRKSYERDLTFIIADEVLGMSISRYISGDKGTFEFVRFDKQKPGILSKLGPFMDDVIGGLIGGVSASMYTRSMAESGLKKEKSR; translated from the coding sequence ATGAAATTATCAGATATCAAAAATAATGATATGAAAAAGGACCAGTCAAAAGAACTGGAAGGTGATATCCCCTTGGATATAAGAGATATACTGGAGGAAGAGGGTATCACTGTGCAAATGCTAGTTGACACAGCACTGGAGCTTTATGTCCCACACCCGGGCATAGAGACACGGGAAAAAGCAGAAGAAGTGTTTCTGGGAGAACTTGATATAGCTTTGTCTGATCCAAACCTATGTCTTCTGATATATGCTGGCATGTTGCTTGAAAGAGAAGGGCGTAATGGTCATCTTCCGAATATCAGCAGAAAATCATATGAAAGAGACCTTACATTCATAATAGCTGATGAAGTTCTCGGAATGAGTATTTCCAGGTATATCAGTGGTGATAAGGGTACTTTTGAGTTTGTACGTTTCGATAAGCAAAAACCAGGCATTCTTTCAAAACTAGGTCCTTTTATGGACGATGTAATTGGAGGTCTTATTGGCGGTGTTTCCGCAAGTATGTATACCCGGAGCATGGCTGAATCAGGCCTTAAGAAAGAAAAAAGCAGATGA
- a CDS encoding cobalamin biosynthesis protein, whose product MFFTISAFDLIAVLFLAFIIDLAVGEPPFAIHPVVWIGNLISFFKGKAPSKNRRLYGIFMAFCCILFAALIGIVATVILDTESIPAIIRYLIAAWFLKITFAVRCLMDAGKEVYGELAKGDLDGARKKLSMYVSRNTSKLTQEQVSSAVIETSSENFVDGILSPLFYFALFGPFGIIAAYVFKATSTLDSMVGYKDPQYLHLGWFSAKSDDIFNWIPARLSLIPIFIAAILLRLIPSFSKSLDPLNAVNLAIEDGAKTPSPNSGYPMAAFAGAMDVRLEKPNVYVLGTRNPYPQFVHIKLARSLIFVSSVISILMCASMLYIIMNRFYAFY is encoded by the coding sequence ATGTTCTTCACAATAAGTGCATTTGATCTAATTGCTGTATTATTCCTGGCTTTTATCATTGATCTGGCAGTGGGAGAACCTCCTTTTGCCATACACCCTGTTGTATGGATAGGTAATCTTATCTCTTTTTTCAAGGGTAAGGCACCTTCCAAAAACAGAAGGCTTTATGGTATATTTATGGCATTTTGTTGCATACTTTTCGCTGCTCTTATTGGCATAGTTGCCACTGTGATACTTGATACTGAAAGCATACCTGCAATTATCAGGTACCTTATAGCTGCCTGGTTTCTCAAGATCACTTTTGCCGTACGCTGCCTCATGGATGCAGGTAAAGAGGTATATGGAGAACTTGCAAAAGGAGATTTGGATGGAGCAAGGAAGAAACTCTCCATGTATGTAAGCAGAAACACTTCTAAACTAACGCAGGAGCAGGTGTCATCTGCTGTGATAGAGACATCATCGGAGAACTTTGTTGACGGTATTCTCTCACCGTTGTTCTACTTTGCGTTGTTCGGACCATTCGGGATAATTGCAGCATATGTATTCAAAGCAACAAGCACTCTTGATTCCATGGTGGGTTACAAGGACCCTCAGTACTTGCATCTTGGATGGTTCTCTGCAAAATCAGATGATATATTTAACTGGATACCAGCCAGATTATCTCTGATACCTATATTCATAGCAGCTATTCTCTTGCGCCTGATACCATCATTTTCTAAATCACTTGATCCTCTAAACGCTGTAAATCTTGCAATAGAGGATGGAGCCAAGACTCCATCTCCAAACTCCGGCTATCCCATGGCAGCTTTTGCGGGAGCTATGGATGTTCGTCTTGAGAAACCCAATGTATATGTGCTGGGTACAAGAAATCCCTATCCACAGTTCGTTCATATTAAATTGGCACGTAGTCTTATCTTTGTTTCTTCTGTGATCTCTATACTGATGTGCGCTTCCATGCTTTACATTATAATGAATCGCTTCTATGCATTTTATTAA